In Dioscorea cayenensis subsp. rotundata cultivar TDr96_F1 chromosome 26, TDr96_F1_v2_PseudoChromosome.rev07_lg8_w22 25.fasta, whole genome shotgun sequence, the following proteins share a genomic window:
- the LOC120253222 gene encoding CBL-interacting serine/threonine-protein kinase 12-like, with translation MAAEPFSKKKEGLLLGRYELGRILGHGTFAKVYYARDARTGDSVAIKALDKERILQGGLVAHTKREVAALRRARHPNVVHLLEVMATRSKIYFVMEFVRGGELFSRVAKGRLHEDTARRYFQQLISAVAFCHARGVFHRDLKPENLLVDDTNGDLKVSDFGLSAVSDQIRQDGLFHTFCGTPAYVAPEVLARRGYDAAKVDIWSCGVILFVLMAGYLPFYDQSVMAMYKKIYKGEFRCPRWFSSDLTKLLSRLLDTNPQTRITIPEIMKSKWFKKGFKHVRYYMEDDKFYPIEDAIDYVPPPPEEKSESESDSDSSVTSCPPSLSDVERRGLGLPRPASLNAFDIISFSRGFDLSGLFEERGEETRFVSGEPVSKIIAKLEEIAKVVSFIVRKNKCRVSLEGTREGEKGPLTIAAEIFELSGSLLVVEVKKKAGDRAEYEEFCNKELKPGLQSFVYGYAVAGAIASVDVADDSGLASDFE, from the coding sequence ATGGCGGCGGAGCCCTTCTCTAAGAAGAAGGAGGGTCTCCTGCTTGGCCGCTACGAACTTGGCCGTATTCTCGGCCATGGCACCTTCGCCAAGGTTTACTACGCTCGGGACGCCCGCACTGGGGATTCCGTCGCCATTAAAGCCTTAGACAAGGAGCGCATCCTTCAGGGCGGTCTCGTCGCCCACACCAAGCGCGAGGTCGCCGCCCTCCGACGTGCTCGCCACCCCAATGTTGTCCATCTCCTCGAGGTCATGGCCACCCGATCCAAAATCTACTTCGTTATGGAGTTCGTCCGCGGCGGTGAGCTTTTCTCCCGTGTGGCTAAAGGTCGTCTTCATGAGGACACCGCCCGCCGGTACTTCCAGCAGCTGATCTCCGCCGTTGCCTTCTGCCACGCCCGTGGTGTCTTCCACCGTGATCTCAAACCTGAGAACCTCCTCGTAGATGACACCAATGGCGATCTCAAGGTCTCCGACTTTGGTCTCAGCGCGGTATCGGATCAAATCAGGCAGGACGGGCTCTTCCACACCTTCTGCGGCACCCCGGCGTATGTCGCGCCGGAGGTGCTCGCTCGCCGTGGCTACGACGCTGCCAAGGTCGACATTTGGTCTTGTGGTGTCATCCTCTTCGTTCTCATGGCTGGGTACCTCCCTTTCTATGACCAAAGCGTCATGGCGATGTACAAGAAGATCTATAAAGGTGAATTCCGCTGCCCACGGTGGTTCTCGTCGGACCTAACAAAGCTCCTCTCTCGCCTTCTTGATACCAATCCACAGACCAGGATTACCATCCCGGAGATAATGAAGAGCAAATGGTTCAAAAAGGGATTCAAGCATGTCCGGTATTACATGGAAGATGATAAATTCTATCCTATCGAGGATGCCATTGACTATGTGCCGCCTCCGCCGGAGGAGAAGTCTGAGTCGGAGTCTGACTCTGATTCATCAGTGACTTCATGCCCCCCTTCATTGTCTGATGTAGAGAGGCGTGGATTAGGATTGCCAAGGCCTGCTAGCTTGAATGCCTTTGATATCATATCATTCTCAAGGGGTTTTGATCTTTCAGGGTTGTTTGAGGAGAGGGGGGAGGAAACAAGGTTTGTTTCAGGTGAACCGGTGTCGAAGATTATCGCAAAACTGGAAGAAATTGCTAAAGTTGTGAGCTTTATAGTGAGGAAGAATAAGTGTAGAGTTAGTTTGGAGGGGACAAGGGAAGGGGAAAAGGGGCCACTTACAATAGCAGCAGAGATATTTGAGCTTTCAGGTTCACTGTTGGTGGTGGAGGTGAAGAAGAAAGCAGGTGACAGGGCGGAGTATGAGGAGTTCTGTAACAAGGAATTGAAACCAGGGTTGCAGAGCTTTGTTTATGGGTATGCTGTTGCTGGTGCCATTGCCTCAGTGGATGTTGCTGATGATTCTGGTCTTGCTTCTGATTTTGAGTAG